In the Parashewanella tropica genome, ATCCGAACAGGCATCCCATATCTTTGCAAAAGCAGTGCGATGCTGATCTGTATCAAGCTTCTCCATCATTCGAGCTTTAAGCACTTCATGCTTTTCCAACTGTTCGCCACGGTTATTCATGATTTCAAAGTAATGGTTAAGGTCGGTGTCGGCAGGCACAACAACCCGCAAGATCTTGACACACTCAAGCAAGTACTTTGTGAAGGCTGCCACCTTGTCCTTTTCCCGAGACAGATACCGGTACGCCACTTCATAGGCAGAACGAATTGTGCGTTCTTCCGGTTCATCACCTGCTCGATGAGGGTCTTTAAAAAGCTTTCTCAGGGTTTGGTCTGATTTTGGTCGGCTGTCGAACCCGAGGTTGATATGGTCGACTTTACCCAAATCCTGTTCAAACTCATTTTTAAGCACAGCGAGCAGAATGCTCAGGGTCGTATGTCGCTGCTGGCCATCAATGGTTTCAAATTCACCATTTTCACGACGATAAGCCACCAGGCTACCAATATAATAATCGGATGTACTGTTTTGCATGGCTACATCCATCACATCCTGAAGCAACTGTTCAACTTCAGGTTCACCCCAAGCATAGTTGCGCTGATAGATGGGAATCACATACGTCTGCTCGCAGAACAGCTGGGATACAGACAGTTCTTCTATTTCTTTATTCTCTAAACTGGTCATTGGATATATCCCATCTCTTCAAACTGTTCAACGAGGCCATTCACTTCAGGGTTATGATTACCAAGATTGGTGCCTTTGATACTGTCCCTATGTACTGGTACCATAGGAAATGCCAGCACCTGCTGTGGTTGCAGTGCCTGACGAATCACATGAAGCAGTTCGTTCCGCGCTCTGGCTTGGTTATCAATAGATTCAATAACCACACGGTTTTGTTCCAAACGAATGCGATAACTCCACACAAAACAGAGCCGTGCTGCCTTTTCCAGCTCGTCATCACCAAAGCGGTCGTAATAGTGCATTACCGCGCAGAAAAACAGGTTTCTCACATAATGGTCACCCTTGCGGCTACGCCCCTTGTAGTGATTGATAATATTCATCAACTGTCGAAGCTCAGGTTTATCATCAATAAACAGGGTTTTGTAGATATGGATGTAGTGCTGAATGTACTCGAAGAAACGCTTACCATTCAGCATGGTTTGATCCACCTGAAACGGATAGCCCATGATCTGCTGATCCCAGCGCCTTACTGAGTCAAGGTTATACTGGTCAACCTGAACATCCAGCGCCCGCATGGCGGAAGCAAACGGGTAACTTTTCTGATTGAGATTCACGCCTTTAAACACATCGATATTATGGCGGCTAAACAACTGGCCGGGCTTTCCATCTGCCCAGCAGCGCAGGCGGAACAGATAGTCGCTCATAATAGTATGCAGGCTGGGCAGGCTTTGCTTTCGGGTGTGGTCTGGGCTGACACTGTCCTCCCAATTTTGCACACACAGGGTACGCTCATCTTCAGTGTTGTGTTCCATCTCCCTGAGATGGAAGGCTTTCAGCAGATCGAAGGGTTCTAGCTCTTTACCCCGTGCATTCTGGGAATCAAAGAACTGGAAGGCTTCACTCAGACTGTCCAGCCTGACAACAATCAGCTCACACTTATGTAGGATAAAGTCGATCAGTTCTTCCCGATCGGCCTCTCCTAGCTGTTTGATCCGGCTTTCAATCACTGCGGCATTATGTTGTAGGTTCTCACGTGTCACCTTTGAGCTGAACGTTTGTTCCAGCAGGGGCGGACGAAACTGTCTAGCTTTATCCAGTAGTGAACACAGCAGTGTCAGGGTCAGCAGCCTTTGTTGACCATCCACAATACTTTTTTGCTGTTTCTTATCATCTTGATGTAAGACTACCGTACCCAGCCTGTAACGGCTTTTGCTGCGATGCAGAATGACATCGTCCAGTAATTGACTGACATGCTTGCCCTGCCATTTATAGGGGCGCTGGTAACTGGGAATGGACAGAGGTTCGCTTAACAGTGATTTAACGGACTGTACATCCTTGTGAATAATCGACATTTACGCCAGTGCCTCCTCAACTATGGCATCGGCAAGTGGCATGTTTGGTTTGTGGTAGAGCACAATATCAGCCGACTTCACTTTTTTACGCTCTGCGACTTTGCCTCGTACCACCACTTTACCATCTCGAAGTTTGATCTCATGGCGAACTTGAGTCATATCGTCCCAACCAGCCTTTTTGGCAGCAGGTAGGATGAACTTGGTTATGATATCAGTTTCTGATAGTGATGATTTGTTAATGCTCATACAACTCTGGTTCCCTGAGACGTAGCAATTGTATTAATGTGACTTTGCCACAGTGGCAATAGTTCTAGTGTGATGCGACAGATATTATCACAATGATCTTGGAGTGAATCGGAAAGTATTGAAAAAATGTTGATTTTATTAGTGATTAACTTTGACTTAAGGTTTTATCAAAAAATCAGTTGATTAAAACCAAACTATAAACATCAAATGAGCGTCAATGGAGTTTTGCTGAAAAATGAGTTGATTAAAACCAAGTTAAAACCATAATCGACAAAAGATTAGTTATATCTATATACGTTATAGATCATATATAAAAGATCTACCCCTTATTATATACTTTTCTATGCCAAGCTAGGCAAGGCTTTCAGCTCATTCAGTTCAAAAAATCAAGCGCAGTGTTCACCAAGCATGAACTTTGTTAAAAAATTTTAACACCTTCGAACCATTCGTAAAAAATCGGCTAACATCAGTGACCTTGCCAATATGTAACTATGTGATGGAGCACAAACATGAAAGATAACAGCCAACAACATTACGGATCGCAGGAATACCCAACTCAGCAAATCCAGAAGAACACGGAAACATTTTTAGCCGTTTATGTCGACAACTATAAGCTGCATAATCTCTCTACGACGGATATTTACGTATTAGAACACATTGCAACAAAAATGCAGTTTAACTCTAACAAATTAGATTTATCCACCAAGGTTAGGAAAGATATTACTAAACACTTAAGTATGAAGAAGTCTACTTTTTCAAACCGGTTAAGATCGTTGAAACAAAAAAATGCAATTATAGAGCTAGACGCCACTGAAATAATGATAAATCCATACCTCGTGTTCAAAGGGTTAAAAGAAAAAAAGGGTGACGTTCAGGCTTATTATGCTCACAAAGTAGCAGAGCAGAAAATGCATGAACTTCCTATTTGTGATGTTCAACAGTAGGAGGATTTAGAGCCTACATTGGACACGGTTCTATGTACCGTGATGAAGAAGTATTTCCCAGTTTTGTTGATGAATTCGATAAAATTCACAATGAAGACGTTAACAGTTAGCCCCAAACTGATAGCATACTACAAGGTAGAAAGCTGTCACCTTGAAGCTTTTTAGTTGTAGTAGTAGGGTTGTGGCTTTCAATAGAATTTATATACCACTCAGCTTAACTTTATCGATAACAATCAATTCTCAGCATTTTTTTGCATTCTTAATATACTACGTTCAAATTTATCCACCGCCTGTCCGATAGTGTAACTCTCTTCACCTTTAATGGTCATATGAATCATTGTGCTAAGACCATGCGCTAAACTCAACTCCATGTCGGCCTTATTCAGCTCAGAGTCCTGCCATTCGTCAATACGCTGTTTAGCTTGCTCAACAGCATTACTGCACAAATCCGGCAATTGAAGATAATCGGAATCTAGACTAGGGTTGTGCTTTGCTAACGCATCGAGGTATATGCTCGTAAGATGGATCGAGATTGGATACATATTATTACTCCATACATACTGTATCTTAACTAGATACTTTCAATACTAAGTAAAGCACATATCTGTATCTTTTCAAGAAACACATTTAAAAAGTTTAAATTTGGGTAAATTGATATATGATTCAATTAAGAAGTATTTTTAAACCAATGTCTTAGGGTGTGACACTATGATAATAGGACTATCATGATTCGATACAAATTGAATGAATTGATAAGCAAAAAGTCAAAAGATGAAAATAGAAAAATAACACTGAGCCAAGTCGCCCGAGAAATTGGCGTTCAACGTGCTGCAATGTCAAAAATGGCTCAAAATAAGGGCTACGGTAGTACCACCAAAACACTCAACGCTCTCTGTGTCTATTTCGATTGTAAAATTGAGGATTTGATTGAGTTTGTTAAAGAGTAGTCCTACAAAGGCTCGAAGCAAACTTTAATGCCCACAATTGAAATCAACTGAAATGCACTACTGTAGTAGGGTAATGAAGTTTCATATTGATTCGCTCTTAAAGTCATTTTCACAAAAGAAGTGAAGTAATAAAGTATCATACCGTACTAAATCATTGCATTTCAGTTACGTAAAGTGAGCATAAAGCCTTGACTTTACTATTTACTCATATTCATTAAGCAAATCCTCGAGATAATGAAAAGGAACTGGATATCGGTAGCAGCGACAAGCAGTTAGTACTAAAGGAGCCTTACCTTTAGTAACGGCTGACATACTCTTGAACGAATCAGCATTGACACACTCTTGTTTTATGTGTTCTAGCGCCGCGTTTCCATTCATTGGAAAGTTTGTTGAAGCAGAACCATGTACACTTGAATTAGAATACATATCTTGTTCACTACTTTGGTTTGGATACCAATACTGTAACGTGCTATGTGTAAGTTTATCTTTGGCAAAGTTCTCCAAATCTTGGCTTACTGAGTCTAGTTTATACAGTGAACAGAAAACAGCTAATAGCGGGTATAAGACACTAGCCTCCGTAACTTTATTCTTATAGTTACTGTTGTTCTTATCTTTATTTCTATGCTCTAGCAACTTTTCATAAGAGTTGTGCACTATTGGATACATGCCATCACACTCGAAAGTGAAAATACACTTATCAACCATCTCTGAGAGCCAACTTTGCACAAAACCATCATGCTCTGAATCATTTGAAAGCAAAGTTAAAGTTAAGCCCAAATCAATTGCCTGTGAGTCTTTGTACGGAGACAACAATATTGGATTATTAACAGCTAAGAGCCTAATTGCACTAGTTACGTCTCTGAGTCGAAGCCGTAACCTTTCCTGCTCTTCACTCTCCCCATCAGTTGGTGGTTTTTCAGTATAACTCTTAGAGAGTGAATCCAAAATCCAATGACCTTTGACGGCCAAGCGCCCTAGTACATCAAAAAGCTTAATGTTTACATCAATAGAACATGGCGAATGAACTGCATGAGAGAGCGCATATTTAAGTCCAACATATGGAATTAAACATCGGTCCACATAACAGTCAGTAATTTGTTGATAAGTATCCAAAATACTATCGAATGATTTTGAGGACTTGTTCCTTCCTGTGTAGTGTTCTTTAGCTTTATCCCAAGCCAGTAGTAATGCTCGCTCCGATGAAAGATATGCAGCTTCTAAATTCCCACCGTCACGACACCATGAAAATAAAACCCATAAACAAACGTTAATCCGAGTTATGGACGATGCAATAGAATTGGCATCAGTTGCATTTGACAAAACTTCATCAATCAATAATAAGAAGTGTTTGCTTGAACTCTCGGGCTCTTCAAGTAAAGCCAAAGACTTTCTTAATAAAGCCTGACTGGAGCTAGGCAGCAGATCCTCCTTCAGCAAATACTGTTGAATAAGCTCTGACAGCTTATCGCCATTCCACTCTTCAAAAGAAATATTGTCTCGCGTATTCCGATCTTCATAGCCAGAGACCTCTTGCCTAATTCCTGAGTTAACATCCCCACCAAAGCATAAGCAGATGACTATTTTTTTATCCCTATGTTCAGGCGGTAGGCGACTATGGATGAATGAGTCTTGAATCTCATCTAATGAGGGTCTCAGAGCTTGGTCTGCATTCCCATTCCAAGTCTCACGAGTAAGGTTTCCAGACTTAACAGAGAACAAATAAACTTTTTCTTCCTGATCATTTACTTGCCCCACAGCCGCTATATCAACACCGTATTCTTTGACTCCACGAGTAGGTGAAATGAAAACATTCATCCCCATACTGCTCAATAGATCAGGTAATACCGCATCCAATTCCTGACGCTCCCTCAACGAGGCTAAATACTGCTTAAGAATCAGCTTCATTCTTCATTCTCTCACAACGGTAAACTCGTAAAATGTAATCTAGTGACTCAGGGTCTAAGACATTTAACCTTGGCATTTCAGTCGAATGGGAAAAAGACTGCATTTGCATCTCTTGTCGCACTTGCTCTCCATCTGCCCTATGTATGTAGTAAATTGAGCTATTACCGTATAATAGCGTCTGCTTCGTTGCTATCAGATCGATAATCGATCCTCTTGATGCATCTTCGTAGGCTGCCTGCATACTCTTGCTGGACTCTTTCCAATAAACGCTTATGTTTTCTCTTGGTGCCGTCAACTCTTTTAGCTCAGAGACTTTCTCAATATCAGAATGATAAGCCTGAAGCCTTTCAAGCAACTGATCACATGGGTGTGCTTGAAAGCCTTTATCAATGCACGACTGGAAGAATCGCTTGAGCTCCCCTGGATAACTTAAAAGCAAGGGGTCATATAAAACCTGCTTAAGCTCTTTACGTGTAGTTCTCAAAGCAATTTCGTAAATAGATAAAATGAAGCTTGCCGCCGCTACAGGGCGAGTGAACAGCCAACCGACAGCCTTATGGCTCACAAATTTTTTCTTCACTTCATCACCTAGCAATGCCATTTCAGCTTCTAACTCGACATCCTTGCCCGTAACGTCATGAAGTAGATCTAAAACACCGTGACAAAGTGTGGAATCACCAGACAAAAACCACTTTGTCACGATGTGATTAAGTAGCTTGTGGTGCTTGCTTAATAGTTCTCTGGAAAAATAATCCAATTGAGGGAACTTCACGCCCACAGTCAAAATCGATTCTAATAGCTTTAGGGCAAGGGATGAGGCTCCCTTCTCAACTAGATTGACCAATAAGTGGTCGACATTACCTATAATGCCTTTGTGCTCAGGGGATACATTGGCTAACTGCTTTACCAGGAGCTTTAGAACACCCTTAGGTAGGTCGATTCGCTGAAAGGCAAGAATATGTGATATTTCATAGAGAACCTCTGGAGGAGCTCCCTCAACAAATGTAAGTAGGAAATCTTCAATCTGTGACCAGTAAGATGGGAATGCATCACCAAAGCTAATTGTTGATCGCAGTATCGAAGCACAGCAGCAACTTTCACGTTCGCCACTGGCACTACCGCTAAGTAGCTCCCAAATGACATTGGCCTGCATTTCACCTACCTTAAGTCTTCCCAAAGCATAATAAGCTTGGCTTCTGACAATCTCATTTCTACTAGCAATTAGGTTTTCTGTCTTTTGGATAGCATCGCTCACACGATCAGAGCCGTATGCAAGGATTGAGCTTGAAAGAAAAGGGGCATATGCACTTAGCTCTCTTTGTGCAAGGATAAATCTAATGCTATCGCTGGAGCGATGCTCTTCCATGCTACAGAAACGTTCAAAGACACTATAGATTCCGCCAACAGCCAAATCTCTGCCAGCCTGCTGCGTAAGATGAAGCAGACAGTGCAGGACATCTTCGACGCTTGCATCTAGTGAAGGTAGCACGCTTTCAAAGGCATGCAGAATGGTAAAAAAATCGTACCCGTAGGAGCTTTTATCAACTCCTCTTATTATTTCAATAAGATCAATATCTCCTGCGTTGTGCAGCTGAGACAGCGCATCTTCCAAGGTCTTCTCCTCAGACCGTATTTCCTCGACATACAACTCATCAACCTGAGTAAGCAGCTCTTCTGCCACTTCACTTGCAACTAGTAACCGAGTTTTTGTTCCTTCTAATGACATTCTACGTCCCTATCTCAACAACCATTTAACACTTTGCTGTATAAGGACACTTAGGTCAAATTAAAAGGCAGTTGAGCTAAAAACAGGAGATGATCTAAAACGTTTTGGGCCAGAAGATAGTCAGCTAGAGAAAAATCGAAGGCAATTCAGTATGATTCTTTATTACTCTACAACATTTACCACTCTGAGTAGCTCGAAATGTAGCAAAAGAATAACCTTAATTTTGTTTCTGGATCATTAGATTGAGGAAACTGATCGCATAAAAATGACACCCACGAAGGTGCACTCCTTAGAGTTCAACTCCTCAATTATTATCGATGCATTCAGTTACTGCTCTGCCACAAAACTCTGTCACATTGTGAAAAAATGTTGTATAATGAGTACGTAAAATCAATGTGTTAGAAGGGTTATGTTAACAGCTTGTGAATCCCTCCCTCACCGCCAAATTCCATACTAGAGACGTCCAAGCACGTCTTTTTTTATGCCTAAAATTCAGCTTAAACAAGCAGTTAGTGTCCAAACCAGTCCAAACTCTTCCAGACTGTTCCACGATTTGCGTGTGTAACTGAGTATGTGATTAAATCAAAAACCGATTCGTAGTTACATACTTTCTTGAGTTCTGAATCGAATTTTTCACTTGATTTTTAATGAGTGAAAGTAGAATACCCATCTGTTTTAAAATAATAATTCCATCAAAGTATGTAACAAATTAAGTGCTCTAAAATACTCTTGAACAGTTACATACCGGAGGAGTTATGCCTATTATCAATAAGCTTTCTGCAAAATCGGTTGAACATCTAAAGTCTACGGGCAAAGCGATAAGGAAATCAGATGGTGGTGGCTTATATATATATGTGAAACCAAACCAGACCAAGTTTTGGGAGTTCAGATATACTCGCCCCACAAACAAGAATAAAGCTTGCATTGGCCTTGGTTCTGTTACCGATGTTTCTCTTGCTGATGCAAGATCAAAGGCACAAGAAATGCGGAGACTGTTAATCGATGGTATTGACCCACAAGTACACCGTGAAAAAGAAAAACTGAAACAACTTCAAAAACAATTTGATACCTTTAAAGCCCTAGCCCAGCAATGGAAATCAACAAAAGATGGCCATCTAAAGCCTAAAACCATTTCAGATAATTGGCGCAAACTAGAAAACTACGTGTTCCCTACCCTTGGCTCAATACCAATAAAAGAAATCACCGCCCCAATAGCAATCCAAGTTCTTAGGCCTGTTGAAGCACAAGGCAAACTAGAAATGGTCAAGCGTTGTGGTCAACTCATGAATGAAGTAATGAACTATGCAGTAAACAGCGGCTTGATCCATTTCAATCCATTGGTGGGGATCAATAAAGTCTTTCGCAAACCTAAAGTGACTCATCTTCGAGCAATGGAACCCGATGATATCAAAGAGCTGATGCAAGCTATCGCCAGCGCCAATATTTACTTCGGTACTCGATGCCTAATTGAATGGCAACTGCATACCATGGTTCGCCCAGCAGAAGCCGCAGGCACAAAATGGTGTGAATTAGATATAGAAAAAGCGGTATGGGTGATTCCACCAGAACGAATGAAAATGAACCGAGAGCACAAGGTTCCATTGACCAAACAAGCTATAGCTATCTTAAAAGCAGTTAAACCATTAAGCGGTCACCTTGAACATGTCTTTCCATCCAGATACAAATATCGACAAGCTACCGATTCCGAAACTATCAACAAAGCACTAGGCAGAATGGGACTCAGAAACAAAACAACTGCACACGGCTTTAGATCTCTGGCCAGCACAACACTGAATGAAAAGGGTTTCCATCCTGAAGCAGTGGACGCCGCCTTAGCCCACGTAGAACCCAATAAAATCCGTGCCGCTTATAAGCGCACAACCTATTTCAAGAAAAGAAAAAAAATCATGCAATGGTGGAGCGATCACATCAGCAAACATGCCGTTGGACCGTATCAGGTTTTTGATTGTAAGAATTTGTCTGCCGCCTCAGCTCAAAGGCAGTGACTCAACAAATAATAGGCTCGCTTTGAATCTTAAACCACTGGATTAAAGCGAGTGAAAAACCAATTCAACCTCTAAGTTAAAGAGGCATAAATTTATCATTTGTAAAAAGATATAGACACTGTCAAATCGACTGCTTTTTTGTTTTAAATCGACATTTCTCACCAAAAATGAAATGATCCTCACACAAATAACCCAATAAAATCATATTGATAAGACAAATAAATCAATTTAACCTCTACCTACCTTGAAATAATTATGTTTAAAAATAGAAGTATTGCTTTTCAGATCCAGCTAGTCATAGCGGTTCTTATCGCAGGTGCATTTTTTATAACTGCATCGTTAATTTATACCCAAGCTCGCTCACTTTATTTGGAGCAAACCTTAAATGATCATCAAAGTACAATAGACACTTTGGCTCATGCCCTCGAAGAAGAATATGATGCGTATCTCTCTTCTGTGGAACATCTTGAAGGAGCTTTAATTGATGGATACCTCTATGGATTACACCCAGTTGAAGGTCAGGACTTAATACAAGATAAATCAATACAACGTTTAGAAATTGAAGGAAGACCACTCTCCTCTCTTACTCCAATTGTTGACCGTTTCAAAGCTAACACTGAAGCTGACGCCACAGTTTTTGTCCGTGATGGTAACGACTTTATTCGCGTGATCACCACGTTAAAAAAATACAATGGCGAGCGGGTTGTTGGAACATATCTTGGAAAAAATCATCCGGGCTACCAAAAGTTAATGTCAGGGTTATCATACTCATCAATTGTTAATCTGTTTGGCAAAAGCTACCTTTCTTACTATCGCCCTCTAACGAATGGCACTGATATATACGGCATTGCTTTTGCTGCTGTTCCTCTTCAAAAAGCCACCGAATCCATTTTTAAAAATATCCGTGATGTTGAATGGGGTAAAAATGGTCAAAGTATGGTTTTGAGTGGTGCTTCTGGTAATGAAGGCACCTATCTGATGAGCATAGACAGCAAGTTGTTAGGTCAAAAAATTCAATCAATGACTACATCTGACGGACAGAAACCTTTTGCTGACTTTCCTTCAAAAATTGGCAAAGTCATTTTTTATAACGAGACTAACGCAAGCCAATCTGGTGAAAAGTATATGGTGAGTGCTTTTGTTCCTGGTTGGAATTGGATCATCACTGGTGGTACTTTTGTTGATGAAATTACTGAAGGCAGTAAGCAGCTTTTAGCTATTATTTTCTTAATTGCTATCGTTGCCTCACTAACGGTTATCGTAGTCTTGAGCTTTGTATTAAGGCGTCTTCTCTCTCCTATCCAAACCAATCACAAATATATGGAACGCTTAGGTGCTGGTGAAGTCAGCCTAAAAGTCACTGGCGGAGACAAACAATCAGCTAACGAAATGATGCAATTGACTGCGGTTGTCGGCAGCATGGCTGAACGTTTATATGAGCTAATCACTCATATTAAATCCACATGTACATCATTAGCGACTCAAGCCGATCAAACACGTGGAAATTCAGAAAGCAGTCTTTCTTTATCAAAATCCCTTCAATCCCGTATTGAGCATATTGCCACAGCAACAGAAGAAATGGCTTCGTCTGCACAAAGTGTTGCTGAACAAGTAGAGGCGATTGCAGTAAGTGTTCGAGAGGCCAATAATGACACTCGCTCTGGCACAAAAGTTGTTGAAGAAATGCGTGAAAAAGTCATTGCTTTGGGTGGACAAATTCAATCCTCTTCAGACGCAATTCAGAAAGTTGAAGCTGAAAGTAACAACATTCAAAGCGTGACCAAAATTATTGATGAAATTGCAGAGCAAACTAACCTTCTAGCTCTAAATGCGGCAATCGAAGCAGCTAGAGCTGGTGAGCAAGGTAGAGGTTTTGCCGTAGTAGCAGATGAGGTTAGAAATCTTGCCGCTAGAACTCAACAATCTGTTCAAGAAGTTGTAAACATCATCAATCAGCTGCAAAGCAGTACTCAGATTGCTGTGCAATTGATGAGTGAGAGTAAGGAATATAGTGTTGAAGTTAATCAGCAAGCTGAAGAAACAGGCACGGCATTAACAAGCATTGCAACTCAAGTGAATCAGATCGAGCAAATGGCAGAAGCTATTGCCGCGACCTCTGAAGAACAAGCACAGGTGAGTGGAGAAATTGCCTCTAGTACAAATGAAGTGTCAGGGCTAAATGAGAATAACTACGCTGCTGCTCATGACACTACTCAAAGTGCCTCTGAATTGCAAAAACTCTCTGACGAACTTTCTAACAAAGTCAGTTATTTTAAGTAAATTCCGTACGTAACACTTTCATATCTTGTACCGACTCCTTTTGAACACTCAATAAAGAGTCGGTATTCAAGAGCTATGGATATCACTATCTAATTTATTCTATCTACACCAGAAATTATCAAGTACAATAAAACGCCACACCGCCTGTAACGGGTTAATTTGTAATACATATTCAACGGAGCTGGATAGTTTATGAGGGTACATCCACCTCCGAAACCTCTAGACACAAAAGGGATTTATTGATGTCACAATCAAAAAATAAAATCAACGTCACCACTATTGCTTTACTAGCTTCAAGCTTGTTCGTTTCTGCAAGCACATTGGCGGCAGTTCCAAAGCCTAATGATACTGTTGCCCAACATGTATATCCAGAAGATGAAACCTATTCAGAGCAGGTTGTCCTTGATGAATTATTAATTGAAAATGGTGATAGACGATGGAATTACAAATCTCCATTGGGTACACCTGTAACTGTGAAATATATTTTTAGAAATGATGATACTGGATATGTTACAGGTTATGTTGAAAGGGAATATGCCGATTTTGAAAAAAAAGCTGTAAAAGAAGTGATGACTTCAATTTCAAAGTCTGTTGGTGTCAATTTTGTAGAAACTTTTGTATTAAGTGATGCTGATTTTGCAATTGGTATTTCTCCAACATCTGGCTCTGGAGCAGAGCAACCACCAAGAAATGATTTAGATGCTTCATTTCTTGTGAATGTTGAGTTTAGTGAAAGCAGTGTTTTAAAGCTTTTAGACCCTCAGAGAGGTCAGTTTTTCACTGATTTAAAACATGATAGATCTAATGCCATCGTAGTTATTTTTCATGAGCTTGGTCATATTTTAGGGTTGGATCACCCTTTTGATAGTCAAAATGACGAGAGAAAATTAGGGGTATATAGTAATTATTATTATACAACTCTTGAATATTTGAATGGTAGAAAAAGCAAGCCTAATGCCTTTTCTCCAACATCTTTAAGAAAAATGGACATTCTTGCTTTACAACATTTATATGGTAAATCACAGCAAGAAGTTAATTCTGGAAATACTATTCACGCTTTCGATAACAATTACGATTATCATCAGTTGATTGTTGATTCCAATGGGGATGATACGATTTCACTTGAAAATGTTACCCGAACTAATATTGTTGATTTAAGACCTAATGCATTTAGCTCTATTGCAACAAATCATAATCCTAGTCCAGCTTTTGATGAAAATACTAATTATCTAGGTGTGCATTTTAATAACCTTACTATGCACCCTGACGCACAAATTGAAAATGTTATTGGTGGTTCAAATAGTGATGAATTGATCGGCAACAAGCTAGATAATGAGATTTCA is a window encoding:
- a CDS encoding PKD domain-containing protein, whose product is MSQSKNKINVTTIALLASSLFVSASTLAAVPKPNDTVAQHVYPEDETYSEQVVLDELLIENGDRRWNYKSPLGTPVTVKYIFRNDDTGYVTGYVEREYADFEKKAVKEVMTSISKSVGVNFVETFVLSDADFAIGISPTSGSGAEQPPRNDLDASFLVNVEFSESSVLKLLDPQRGQFFTDLKHDRSNAIVVIFHELGHILGLDHPFDSQNDERKLGVYSNYYYTTLEYLNGRKSKPNAFSPTSLRKMDILALQHLYGKSQQEVNSGNTIHAFDNNYDYHQLIVDSNGDDTISLENVTRTNIVDLRPNAFSSIATNHNPSPAFDENTNYLGVHFNNLTMHPDAQIENVIGGSNSDELIGNKLDNEISGVKGDDKLRGLGGDDTLDGGEGIDTAVYDGELANYTIVSDGETTFEVSAKTGSEGLDTLHNIEKLQFSDKTVHNPVIGAENQVVNSGDTVTLDSKGTDADNDNLVVVWLQIGGLEVDMQDGNKAKATFVAPNVKKEEVLTFRVGVSDGVFSPAKTVTVTIQPKTNAKPVLDNIANVSVNEKTSVSLTANATDADGDAITYQWTQTSGSTVTLTGADTKTVKFTAPDVTADTTLTFKVTASDGKDSVETTVSVTVKNVAPTTGNDGGNNDSGKSSGGGSMGWIFTLPLLALALVRRKRLH